A section of the Saliniramus fredricksonii genome encodes:
- a CDS encoding DsbA family oxidoreductase codes for MSEPLRITVISDVICPWCYLGKRRLESALEESGVAATVSWLPFELNPDMPEEGMPRADYRAQKFGEEKGAELDAEMKQRGDAEGVHFAFEKLVHTPNTRRAHMLVAQASDTGLGDDLTEALFRAYFEEGADVGDPQVLINIGEQIGLDPELAGEVIRSEAISDAVATMESRAAEVGVTGVPFFIINEKYAVSGAQPKEAWLEFFEKLQSEEDPAG; via the coding sequence ATGTCCGAGCCCCTGCGCATCACCGTGATCTCAGACGTCATCTGCCCCTGGTGCTATCTGGGCAAGCGACGTCTGGAGAGCGCTCTGGAGGAAAGCGGCGTCGCAGCGACCGTCTCCTGGCTGCCCTTCGAGCTCAACCCGGACATGCCCGAGGAGGGCATGCCGCGCGCTGATTACCGCGCTCAGAAATTCGGTGAGGAGAAGGGCGCCGAGCTCGATGCCGAGATGAAACAGCGCGGCGATGCGGAGGGTGTGCATTTCGCCTTCGAGAAGCTGGTGCACACACCCAATACCCGCCGCGCCCACATGCTGGTGGCGCAGGCCTCCGATACGGGTCTCGGCGACGATCTCACCGAGGCACTGTTTCGCGCCTATTTCGAGGAAGGCGCCGATGTGGGCGATCCGCAGGTGCTGATCAATATCGGCGAACAGATCGGCCTCGATCCCGAACTCGCGGGCGAGGTCATCCGCAGCGAGGCGATCTCGGATGCGGTGGCGACGATGGAGAGCCGCGCGGCGGAAGTCGGCGTGACGGGTGTTCCGTTCTTCATCATCAACGAAAAATACGCCGTCTCCGGCGCCCAGCCCAAGGAAGCCTGGCTGGAATTCTTCGAGAAGCTGCAATCGGAAGAAGACCCCGCCGGCTGA
- the araD gene encoding L-arabinonate dehydratase, with product MAQDTAREDTPRKTAKKSPEELRSHRWYGVDDLRAFGHRSRALQMGYDHQDFMGKPIIGIINTWSDINPCHAHFRVRVEDVKRGIWQAGGFPIELPAISLSEPFQKPSTMLYRNLLAMETEELLRSYPIDGAVLMGGCDKTTPATVMGAISMNLPFVFMPAGPMMRGHYAGTILGSGSDTWKYWAEREAGNIDAQEWKEIEAGIARSHGTCMTMGTASTMTSITEALGLTLPGASSIPAADAAHPRMASSCGRRIVEMVWDDLKPSDILTRKSVENALYVHNALAGSTNAMIHLVAMARRADVPISLQDFDDYAQKVPVIANLRPSGAWLMEDFHIAGGIRALLKRLEGVLHLDALTVAGISMGEAIADARVYDDDVIRPLDNPISSSGGTAILYGNLAPKGCVMKPPAAEPHLLQHTGPALVFDNYAQMKKAVADPDLDVTADHIMVLRHAGPIGGPGMPEWGMLPIPKKLLKQGVRDMLRISDARMSGTSYGACILHVAPEAAIGGPLAALRTGDMITVDVHNRRIDVALSDAEIADRLKGYVPPPRDYPRGYYKMYTQHIAQADTGCDFDFLEGSGGIPEPEIN from the coding sequence ATGGCGCAGGATACGGCTCGCGAAGACACGCCCCGCAAAACCGCGAAGAAATCCCCGGAAGAGCTGCGCAGCCACCGCTGGTACGGCGTCGATGACCTGCGCGCCTTCGGGCACCGCTCGCGCGCGCTGCAGATGGGCTATGACCACCAGGATTTCATGGGCAAGCCGATCATCGGCATCATCAACACCTGGAGCGACATCAATCCCTGCCACGCCCATTTCAGGGTGCGCGTCGAGGATGTGAAGCGCGGCATCTGGCAGGCCGGGGGTTTCCCCATCGAGCTGCCGGCGATCTCGCTCTCCGAGCCCTTCCAGAAACCCTCCACCATGCTCTACCGCAATCTGCTCGCCATGGAGACGGAAGAACTCCTGCGCTCCTATCCGATCGACGGCGCGGTGCTGATGGGCGGCTGCGACAAGACCACGCCGGCCACCGTGATGGGCGCGATCTCGATGAACCTGCCCTTCGTCTTCATGCCGGCGGGCCCGATGATGCGGGGCCATTATGCCGGCACCATCCTCGGCTCCGGCTCCGACACCTGGAAATACTGGGCCGAGCGCGAGGCGGGCAACATCGATGCGCAGGAATGGAAAGAGATCGAGGCGGGTATCGCGCGCTCCCACGGCACCTGCATGACCATGGGCACGGCCTCGACCATGACCTCGATCACCGAGGCGCTCGGCCTGACGCTGCCCGGTGCGAGCTCGATCCCCGCTGCGGATGCTGCGCATCCGCGCATGGCCTCTTCCTGCGGACGGCGGATCGTCGAGATGGTCTGGGATGATCTCAAGCCGTCGGACATCCTCACCCGCAAATCCGTCGAGAACGCGCTCTACGTGCATAATGCGCTGGCCGGTTCGACCAATGCGATGATCCATCTCGTGGCCATGGCGCGCCGGGCGGATGTGCCGATCTCGCTGCAGGATTTCGACGATTACGCGCAGAAAGTCCCCGTGATCGCCAATCTGCGCCCCTCCGGCGCCTGGCTGATGGAGGATTTCCACATTGCCGGCGGGATCCGCGCGCTGCTCAAGCGGCTCGAGGGCGTGCTGCATCTCGATGCGCTGACGGTGGCCGGAATCAGCATGGGCGAGGCGATCGCCGATGCGCGCGTCTATGACGACGACGTCATCCGCCCGCTCGACAACCCGATCTCCTCGTCGGGCGGCACGGCCATCCTCTACGGCAATCTCGCCCCCAAGGGCTGCGTGATGAAGCCCCCGGCAGCCGAGCCACACCTGCTCCAGCATACCGGGCCGGCGCTTGTCTTCGACAACTACGCGCAGATGAAGAAGGCGGTCGCCGATCCCGATCTCGACGTCACCGCCGATCATATCATGGTGCTGCGCCATGCCGGCCCGATCGGCGGGCCGGGCATGCCGGAATGGGGCATGCTGCCGATCCCCAAAAAACTGCTCAAACAGGGCGTGCGCGACATGCTGCGAATCTCCGATGCACGCATGTCCGGCACCAGCTACGGGGCCTGCATCCTGCATGTCGCGCCGGAAGCCGCCATCGGCGGGCCGCTTGCTGCATTGCGCACGGGTGACATGATCACCGTGGATGTGCACAATAGGCGAATCGATGTGGCTTTGAGCGATGCCGAAATCGCGGATCGTCTCAAAGGCTACGTGCCGCCGCCGCGGGATTATCCTCGCGGCTATTACAAGATGTACACGCAGCACATCGCCCAGGCGGATACCGGTTGCGACTTCGACTTCCTGGAGGGAAGTGGCGGCATACCGGAGCCAGAAATCAACTGA
- a CDS encoding LLM class flavin-dependent oxidoreductase: MTRLSVLDLAPISQGEDAGTALARTRELAIHAEALGYQRYWLAEHHNMPGIASAATAIVIADIARATRTIRVGAGGIMLPNHAPLVVAEQFGTLASLFPGRIDLGLGRAPGTDQATAQALRRHLSGDAYQFPDDVVELMHYFDALQPGQKVRAIPGAGLDVPVWILGSSLFGAQLAAMLGLPYAFASHFAPAQMMDAIRVYRDRFQPSRHLAKPHVMLGLNVFAADDDATARYLMSSRQQAFVALRYGRPGPLPPPVDDYEAGLGPAERALLDGLAPGTVCGGPETVRAGIDAFIARTGADEIMVTAQIFDQAARLRSFEITAQEHAALAA; this comes from the coding sequence ATGACCCGTCTGTCGGTTCTCGATCTCGCCCCGATCAGCCAAGGCGAGGATGCCGGCACGGCGCTGGCGCGGACCCGCGAGCTCGCCATCCATGCCGAGGCGCTCGGCTATCAGCGTTACTGGCTGGCCGAGCACCACAACATGCCGGGCATCGCCAGTGCCGCGACGGCGATCGTGATCGCCGACATTGCCCGTGCGACGCGCACCATACGCGTCGGCGCCGGCGGGATCATGCTGCCGAACCACGCGCCCCTCGTGGTGGCCGAGCAGTTCGGCACGCTGGCCAGCCTGTTTCCCGGTCGCATCGATCTGGGCCTCGGGCGCGCACCGGGCACCGATCAGGCGACGGCACAGGCGCTGCGCCGCCATCTCAGCGGGGACGCGTATCAATTCCCCGACGATGTCGTCGAGCTGATGCATTATTTCGACGCGCTGCAGCCCGGCCAGAAGGTCCGGGCCATTCCCGGTGCGGGTCTCGACGTGCCTGTCTGGATCCTCGGATCGAGCCTGTTCGGCGCGCAGCTCGCGGCGATGCTCGGCCTGCCCTATGCCTTCGCATCGCATTTCGCGCCCGCCCAGATGATGGACGCGATCAGGGTCTATCGCGACCGCTTCCAACCCTCGCGCCATCTCGCGAAGCCCCATGTGATGCTCGGACTGAACGTCTTCGCCGCCGACGATGACGCGACGGCGCGTTATCTGATGTCATCGCGCCAGCAGGCTTTCGTGGCCCTGCGCTACGGGCGCCCGGGGCCCCTTCCCCCGCCCGTTGACGATTACGAAGCCGGTCTCGGCCCCGCCGAGCGCGCCCTGCTCGACGGTCTCGCGCCCGGCACCGTCTGCGGCGGACCGGAGACCGTCCGCGCGGGCATCGACGCCTTCATCGCCCGCACCGGTGCCGACGAGATCATGGTGACCGCGCAGATCTTCGACCAGGCGGCGCGGCTACGCTCCTTCGAGATCACTGCGCAGGAACACGCCGCGCTGGCGGCGTGA
- a CDS encoding DUF1499 domain-containing protein encodes MLIASIILALLAGGFAFMLWRGAEPGGIDDAYARIFGPPDLGSVDFEHLTRRSSPNDALACHPDICGDTQVDFVTPLYPVPGARLREIVRAVALEQPRTQLVYSARWEEEERFVVRSALMRYPDTVVARVYGAGPGQAMLGLYSRSQIGHSDLGANRARLERWLAAISDRVDAEEPTAD; translated from the coding sequence ATGCTCATTGCTTCGATCATTCTCGCCCTGCTCGCGGGCGGATTTGCTTTCATGCTCTGGCGCGGCGCGGAGCCCGGCGGCATCGACGATGCCTATGCCCGGATCTTTGGCCCGCCGGATCTCGGCAGCGTCGATTTCGAGCATCTCACCCGGCGCAGTTCTCCCAACGACGCGCTCGCCTGCCATCCCGATATCTGCGGCGACACGCAAGTCGATTTCGTCACACCGCTCTATCCGGTGCCGGGGGCGCGCCTGCGCGAGATCGTGCGCGCGGTCGCTCTGGAACAGCCGCGTACGCAACTGGTCTATTCGGCCCGCTGGGAGGAGGAGGAACGTTTCGTGGTGCGCTCCGCCTTGATGCGCTACCCCGATACGGTGGTCGCGCGCGTCTATGGGGCGGGTCCGGGACAAGCGATGCTGGGGCTGTATTCGCGCAGCCAGATCGGCCATTCGGATCTCGGCGCGAACCGCGCCCGCCTGGAGCGCTGGCTCGCCGCGATCAGTGACCGGGTTGACGCAGAGGAACCAACGGCTGACTGA
- the gltX gene encoding glutamate--tRNA ligase, translated as MSATAPKLRFAPSPTGLIHIGNARTALMNALHARRHGGSFILRFDDTDRERSRAEYAQAISADLAWLGIVPDITVRQSERFALYDAVADRLRAMGRLYPCYETPDELEFKRKRQLARGLPPVYDRAALDLDAAARAALEAEGRKPHWRFKLDARVVVWDDLVRGESRIDCASLSDPVLIRADGTYLYTLPSVADDADLGVTHIIRGEDHVTNTAVQIQLFELLGATVPAFGHHNLLTTASGEGLSKRLGHLSLSALREAGYEPMAVAALAVLVGTSEAVRPVADLDALAGLLDYSGISRAPAKFDEHELESLNARIVHEMPYDTARPRLEALGIGGGAAFWEAVRKNLTRLPEAAEWWPVVAGPVTPVIADAVFCETAARLLPEGAPDGETWSAWTKALKQETGARGRALFMPLRLALTGRDHGPELGPLLPLIGREKIVARLAGQSA; from the coding sequence ATGTCCGCAACTGCTCCCAAACTCCGCTTCGCCCCCTCGCCGACGGGGCTGATCCATATCGGCAATGCCCGCACCGCCCTGATGAACGCGCTGCATGCCCGCCGCCACGGCGGGAGCTTCATCCTGCGCTTCGACGATACCGATCGCGAGCGCTCGCGCGCGGAATACGCCCAGGCGATCAGCGCCGATCTCGCCTGGCTCGGCATCGTGCCGGATATCACCGTGCGGCAATCGGAGCGCTTTGCCCTGTATGACGCGGTCGCCGACAGGCTGCGCGCCATGGGCCGGCTCTATCCCTGCTACGAGACGCCCGACGAGCTCGAATTCAAGCGCAAGCGCCAGCTCGCGCGCGGGCTGCCGCCGGTCTATGACCGCGCCGCCCTCGATCTCGATGCTGCTGCGCGGGCCGCGCTTGAGGCGGAAGGCCGCAAGCCGCATTGGCGCTTCAAGCTTGATGCGCGCGTGGTCGTCTGGGACGATCTGGTGCGCGGCGAAAGCCGCATCGATTGCGCTTCCCTCTCTGACCCGGTGCTGATCCGGGCGGATGGCACCTATCTCTATACGCTGCCATCGGTGGCTGACGACGCGGATCTCGGCGTGACGCATATCATTCGCGGCGAGGATCATGTGACCAACACCGCCGTACAGATCCAGCTCTTCGAACTGCTCGGCGCAACAGTGCCGGCCTTCGGCCATCACAACCTGCTCACCACCGCCTCGGGGGAGGGACTCTCCAAGCGGCTCGGCCACCTCTCGCTCTCCGCCCTGCGCGAAGCCGGTTACGAGCCGATGGCGGTCGCGGCGCTCGCGGTGCTGGTCGGCACTTCCGAGGCGGTGCGCCCGGTGGCTGATCTCGATGCGCTGGCAGGGCTGCTCGATTATTCCGGCATCTCACGCGCCCCGGCGAAATTCGATGAGCACGAACTCGAAAGTCTGAATGCCCGTATCGTCCACGAAATGCCCTACGACACGGCGCGCCCGCGCCTCGAAGCGCTCGGCATCGGCGGCGGTGCGGCCTTCTGGGAGGCGGTTCGCAAGAACCTGACGCGTCTGCCCGAGGCGGCGGAGTGGTGGCCGGTCGTGGCCGGTCCGGTCACGCCGGTGATTGCGGATGCCGTCTTCTGTGAGACCGCCGCGCGGCTCCTGCCCGAGGGGGCACCCGATGGTGAGACCTGGTCGGCCTGGACGAAGGCGCTCAAGCAGGAGACCGGTGCCAGGGGCCGCGCCCTGTTCATGCCGCTGCGCCTCGCCCTGACCGGGCGCGATCACGGCCCCGAACTCGGCCCGCTCCTGCCCCTGATCGGTCGTGAAAAGATCGTGGCGCGTCTCGCCGGGCAATCCGCGTGA
- a CDS encoding DUF6101 family protein, which yields MNRLEHKHTNDQDGAATPEALERIAAHLVAGSTFTGAAPLRGLALSLATAEGAEIPLFDILAIDARDEVACSLGQFHEDEVVAIWRRMGADSGLALMLHNEDGSLLEPYPQVGAVQLGRSRQRRRHGLLRERRPRFLTRRKTGRSNDRPLVYRERELFSGARG from the coding sequence ATGAATCGTTTAGAGCACAAGCACACGAACGATCAGGACGGAGCGGCCACGCCGGAAGCGCTGGAGCGGATCGCGGCGCATCTGGTCGCGGGTTCGACCTTCACGGGTGCCGCGCCGCTTCGCGGCCTGGCGCTGAGCCTCGCAACGGCGGAGGGAGCCGAGATCCCGCTCTTCGACATTCTCGCCATCGATGCGCGCGACGAGGTGGCCTGCAGCCTCGGCCAGTTCCATGAAGACGAAGTCGTTGCGATCTGGCGGCGCATGGGGGCCGATTCCGGCCTCGCGCTGATGCTCCACAACGAAGACGGCTCGCTGCTGGAGCCATATCCGCAGGTCGGCGCCGTGCAGCTCGGGCGCTCGCGCCAGCGCCGCCGCCACGGGCTCCTGCGCGAGCGCCGCCCCCGCTTCCTGACACGCCGCAAGACCGGCCGCAGCAATGATCGCCCGCTTGTCTATCGCGAGCGCGAGCTGTTTTCCGGCGCACGCGGCTGA
- the hemB gene encoding porphobilinogen synthase — MSSTPTPFQPRSAHLREVDRPGESAPVARANPLDLRHRPRRNRKSEWTRRMVRENHLDVADLIWPLFVTEGSGERMAIPSMPGVERLSIDIAVREAERAAQLGIPAIALFPNTPAALRDETGSEALNGENLVCRACRAISAAVPEIGIVTDVALDPYTSHGHDGLLEDGRIINDETVAALARQAVVQAQSGADVIAPSDMMDGRVAAIRAALDAAGYADVQIMSYAAKFASAFYGPFRDAIGTSTMLVGDKRTYQMDPANSREALREVALDLDEGADMVMIKPGMPYLDIIHAVKREFGIPTFAYQVSGEYAMIQAAAANGWLDGERAMMESLMAFKRAGADGVLSYFAPRVAEKLLAERKAGGA; from the coding sequence ATGTCCTCCACCCCCACACCGTTCCAGCCCCGCAGTGCCCACCTGCGCGAAGTCGATCGCCCCGGCGAGTCCGCCCCGGTAGCGCGCGCAAATCCGCTGGATCTGCGCCACAGGCCACGGCGCAACCGCAAGAGCGAATGGACGCGCCGCATGGTGCGCGAGAATCATCTCGACGTCGCCGATCTGATCTGGCCGCTCTTCGTCACCGAGGGCTCCGGCGAGCGCATGGCGATCCCCTCGATGCCCGGCGTCGAGCGGCTGTCGATCGATATTGCCGTGCGCGAGGCCGAGCGGGCGGCGCAGCTGGGAATCCCGGCAATCGCGCTCTTTCCCAACACGCCCGCCGCGTTGCGCGACGAAACCGGATCCGAAGCGCTCAACGGCGAGAACCTGGTCTGCCGTGCCTGCCGGGCGATCAGCGCGGCGGTGCCCGAGATCGGCATCGTCACGGATGTCGCGCTCGATCCCTATACCAGCCACGGCCATGACGGCCTGCTCGAAGACGGGCGGATCATCAATGACGAGACCGTGGCGGCACTCGCCCGCCAGGCCGTGGTACAGGCACAGAGCGGCGCCGATGTGATCGCACCCTCCGACATGATGGACGGACGCGTCGCCGCCATCCGCGCGGCGCTCGATGCGGCGGGTTACGCGGATGTGCAGATCATGTCCTATGCCGCGAAATTCGCCTCCGCCTTCTATGGGCCGTTCCGGGATGCCATCGGCACCAGCACGATGCTGGTGGGCGACAAGCGCACCTATCAGATGGATCCGGCCAATAGCCGCGAGGCCCTGCGCGAGGTCGCCCTCGATCTCGACGAGGGCGCCGACATGGTCATGATCAAACCCGGCATGCCCTATCTCGACATCATCCATGCGGTGAAGCGTGAATTCGGGATTCCGACCTTTGCCTATCAGGTGTCGGGCGAATACGCCATGATACAGGCCGCTGCCGCCAATGGCTGGCTCGACGGCGAGCGGGCGATGATGGAGAGCCTGATGGCCTTCAAGCGCGCCGGGGCCGACGGGGTGCTCAGCTATTTCGCGCCGCGCGTGGCCGAAAAGCTGCTCGCGGAACGCAAGGCGGGCGGCGCCTGA